DNA from Solanum stenotomum isolate F172 chromosome 3, ASM1918654v1, whole genome shotgun sequence:
gttgatttttttaatttttctatatttgttgGATTAACTTGATGTAGTCTCTCCAAAAATCACGATATAAGTACAAAAACGTCTTGTTTTTTGCTTACTTTACATTCCTACCTTGACTTTAGATTGTCTGTCTAGTTGAATCAAAGAATCTTAACAGGGCTTGAAAAGACGATGTTATGGAGTCAATTCTGAAATTAAATGGATATGCAAGTCTTGAGTTTAATCTGCTAGTCAAAATTAAACTAAGTGGTTTGGCTTTCATTCCTTCGGGGTGCAAGTGAAAATAAAAGCATATCTTTTCTAGGATAAGCAAATAAGTTCTATTTGAGAAAAACACCCAATGGGACAGCAACCATATACATGTGCATACaaacaaaaatctcaaaataaaaCAAGCAAAGCGTGTAATGAGAATCATGGACCTTATTAACAacgaaaataaaaagaagagaagaatctGGAATTTGTCAAATTCCTTATCAATTTATTATTCTATTACTCTGATAAAGCTTGTCTTCTAGTTTTGTTAAAAGTTACATATAGAAATACAAACTTGCTCTAACGAATTTCTGTGGGTTTATTTCTTTTGTGCCAATAGGTTGGTCTTGCAGTTCAGCAAACAGTAAGTCAGAGATTTGGAAAATGTCTACTAGAACTAAGTGGAAATAATGCCATCATAATAATGGATGATGCGGACATTAAACTTGCTGTTCGCTCTGTTTTATTTGCTGCTGTTGGTACGGCTGGTCAGCGCTGTACAACATGCCGGAGACTGGTACTGTGTTAATTGTTTTAAGTCTGTTCACGTTGCTGCTTAAAGGTTTCACTTCCAAAATTTATTACTGTTTTTCTTCACAAATCTTTTTCTGTTGTGAAGCTTGTGCACGAATCAATATATGAGAAGGTACTTGAACCACTAGTTGATGTTTACAAGCAAGTTAAGATAGGGGATCCTTTAGAAAAAGGTACCTTACTTGGGCCATTGCATACTCGTACTTCTAGGGAAAATTTCGAGAAGGGAATCCACAATATCAAGTCCCAGGTATGTTCAGTTTCTTGTGACTTTCATTTccaaattatttctaaattgaCATTGATTTTGCCTCTCCTCCTAGGTCATGCCCTACCCCTTGTTATATGTTGATGGTGAGGACAATTGTACCCACATGGACAAGATTTGTCTAACAATTTGATTTGTTAAAGTTTCACAGTTTTATCCCCCTGAGCAATGTGAGCATAGCTCTAGTAAATGTCTGgtcataatatttataaaaagaaaaggagacaTATTTTGTTAACTCAGctggatttgaattttttccttttccaatAGAAAGGGAAGTGTGAGTAGAACTTTGTTtcttaaaatgaatattttgcAGGGTGGAAAGATCCTTACAGGTGGTTCAGTTGTAGAATCTGAGGGTAATTTTGTGCATCCAACAATTGTTGAAATTTCTTCAAAAGCTGAAATTGTGAAGGAAGAATTGTTTGCTCCAGTTCTGTATGTAATGAAGTTTAAGGTAATCCCTTGCAAAGGAACTGAATTTTCGAGATGACCAATGGCGTCGTCTCCCCATATTTGGTGGAACTTCTCTTGATTCAGTTTCTCATTCCAAACTTTATGCTTGCAGACTTTCGAAGAAGCAGTTGAAATCAACAACTCTGTCCCTCAAGGTTTAAGTAGTTCCATCTTCACCCGAAATccagaaaatatatttaagtgGATTGGGTAAGCAATCTATTATGTTCTTGAGAATGTGGTTTAGACGAGTTTCCCTTTTCATTAAATAACCCTGATTCTGACATGGATTTATGTGATGCAGACCTCAAGGAAGTGATTGTGGCATCGTCAATGTGAATATCCCAACAAATGGAGCTGAAATTGGCGGTGCTTTTGGAGGTGAGAAAGGTACTGGTGGTGGCCGTGAGGCAGGAAGTGATTCTTGGAAACAATACATGAGACGCTCAACTTGGTAACTACAAAGACATTTCATCCCTTTCTCATTTAATATATTTGCGGAAGCTCACCAATTCAGTATCTTATAATTCTCATCACTCAATGTCTAAATCTGATAACGTTTTACGCTGACCTACTTGGGTTATTCCCCACCATTGCAGTACAATCAACTATGGGAGTGAATTACCATTGGCTCAAGGAATCAATTTTGGCTAGTTGAAATTGGTGAGTCATTGCATTACTATATGATAAATTAAGTATCTCACAGCATTTCAAAATTCTCGTGTTCTAATGAATGCAATTGTTGTTTCAGGTGCAGATACGCCCGTTTCGCTCGTGAATTCATCCTGTAAGGTGCTTATGATTGCCCCGGAATCACTTAAATAATGTACCTTCCTTGCAACTCAATTAAAATAATGTATTGTGAACCTAGTGTTCTCAGTGATCAGTACCAGGTTGCCTAATCAATGTGTTTACTTGGCCGTTCTACTTTATTTGAAGAGTTGTTAACCTAATCTCTCATAACTAAAACAGAACACTTGCATTATTGGCACTAATAGTCAACTACCTAATCTTATGTAAACCACTAGTAGGTTTATGTTAGTCAATCATTGTGATATGTTACATCCAATAATGCAAATGATTATATTGTCCACATAAGGTCCTCGAGATCCTCCTCTGGAAACTTCATGACGTGTATAGACAAATTTggttgatatttgaaaaatcaaactggtaagttgtaaaaaaaaaaaaaaacacaaaaaaactGGTAGTTGTAAAAGTTGGAATATATCGGCAGCACAGGTCATTTGGTACGTGAGTTAAGCATATGATAATTTTGGGATAAAATTTGGGCTtaattttatcccatatttgatTTGAGATATTAGCTGATTGCCTGATTCTGAGattatttaagttgttaattatgaAAACGTCGTGTTTTATCATTTCAGACTACAGTCAGGTCTGTTCCTTAGCGATGCTTCCTCATAGTCAAATAATAGTACTCCTAGAAGTCAAGTTcgtaaaaagaataaattttttgttggtgaatatttatgataaaaaacaaaattctgAATTTCTTAATCATATATATACTCTTCTTCAAAATCTGCATTAGTGCATTTCTGAAGGTTGTTATCGAGTCATTTTTGTATGTCTTACTAGTTTATTGGATACTCACTATCTTACACCAATACACATTAAAATTAGTTTTCCCCACGAAATCTTAGGCAAACAAgataaatatcaatttttagtttcaaacaatatcaaattttgCAAGAAATTTTACCCATATCATTAATCTTtatgatccttttttttttaatattaccaAAACTCGAACCTGAAAACACTAGTTAAACTATAGAAGAATGACGTCCGTCTTAACAAATCATTGGTGGTACATCCTTATCACAAAGTCTTGATCAATATATTCACCACTAACACGCAAATGGCCATCCCTCTCCTTTACACTAGAACTAGCATGTCAAACAGAAACAACAATATCTTAGGCCCACAAATATTACTACTTTCTACTGGACATTCCATTAGCTTCATCAACACGCCCATTCCCCTCCCAATCTCAAACTCTGTATTATCACGTACAAAGGGGAAGTCACAAGCATTGTCTTTTTCCCAATTTTGGATTCTTGGTACCTAATTTATAGTTTCCATGTTATCTTTCACAAGCCATAAAAGCCAGAAACTTCCTCTTTCAAATCATCTTATCTTTAATTGGAGAGAAACTCATCACACTTTTTTCAGCTAAATTTGAAACACTTACAGTAACACAACTGTTCCTACTTCATCCACGTGAACTTTCAACATACTATAGCTCCCCTATACattattttcagatttatttttcacttttaaccATCTGACATCTGAAATACAACGAGAAAGAATTATGAAAATGGAAGCCATAAATTGTACAAAAACACGAAGAGAATCATAATAGAAGCATTTCAATCAAAACATGAGtttctaatatatatttacaGATGCATATAAAGAGTGTAGCTAATCAAAATTGTAAAATCAGTTGAGCACACAGAATTCACACGCTAATCACGTGAACATGATTTTCATTCCATTCCATTTCATCACAATCCATCGCCAAACGATTCCAGTTCTATTGTGTTTACATTTTTGAGGCAAATTAAGCATTATTAGAGTTGTTTTTTCtacttaatttatttctttttttccatgGCGGGGATTTGAGGGTTGAAATTAAACCTAAAGTCATCACCTTCATTCGGAATCGGGATCCATTTCCATGGCATGATAAGCAGCAGAATCAACCACCAAAGAAAGTGTAGGAATACAACTTTCAGCTCGAACTAAAACGTTAGTCTGCATCTCTCTGCTGTTCCTCGTCGGACTACAGGGCATCGACCTGAGCGATTTAGGAGATTCCAAGCTCCTCCGCAGAAGCTGCCTCATGGCAGCGATCAAGTGAACAGTCGGATCTGGAGGAGGAGTAGAAGAACTGAACTTCTTACAGAAATTGAGATGACGAGTTAAGGCTTCTTCCGTGTTGATCAACCTCTCACACCGCATCATCTCATCCTTCACTGCTTCCGCACACAGTCCGCATATCCATTTCCCCTGATACCGCTCGCGGATCGTCTCTATGTAAGCCAGAGTACACTCCTCCGTCAATCCACAACAATCGCATTTCGCGAAATCCACCTCGATTGTCGGTGCCGCAAGTTTTCCGGCCTCCGCAGCGTTCATCACTACCGCCGACTCACTGATTACCGTCGTCGACATCGTTTATCGTCAAACTGaagacacacacacacacaaaaaaaacgTCAATATCTTCTCAATGATaagaattacaaaaaaaaattagaaaaataaaaaaaatttacctgCAAAGCAGAGATCGAAACagagataaatatatatatatgaaaatacaaaactaCAAAGTTTTTTTAGTAATGATCTGATTCGCTCTACTTCTACTTTTCtcggagaagaagaagattagTAGAAGCAGAAATcgtattttttttctaattatcttTCTTTCTCCCACTCGCCTTCTTCGTCCTTTGTTTCTTCGGGAACAAAAAAAGTATCCATGAAAGACATCACAAAACTCAAAAAACTTTTCAATCAGTCTCTGAAAATTCTAATTCGATAACGAAGAATTTGCTTATTCACACAGAATCAATTTGTACAAAAATGCATAAATTGATAGAAACTGACAAAAAGTATataatcttctttttttctttttctgaagAGTGAGAAATAAGGGAGGAGTGGGAGtctaaaaagaaaaactctCAATGATTGAGTGAGGGTTTGGAGAATCCACGTCAGTGATTGTGCTGGCAATTAAATTTAGGCCGTATATTAATAGTTTTCCAGCTAGGCGTTACCTATTGTATGTAtggaaataaatattattttacatcTTATTCTTTATCTAATtatcaaatttcaatatttaagAAATATTGGGAAATTTTCTTacctttattttaaaagttttttaacGAATAAGAATTCAGCACGTGTGGACCACCGACGTGGAAGGCCAATCTGTAAATAGGAAAATATTCATAATAAAAAGATCCTAATGTGAAATAACGTGGCAATGTAAATATGTGATGTCATTAAACTTAGACTTAATCTTCGGTTCACACTTCACGAATTAGCCATAATgacttttttttcccttcttgTTCCACACGTTTTTGTACTTGTAAATGTAAATCATTTACTTGTTTGTAATTAGGGGTTTGACGTTGTACggtattaaaattttaatttaataaatggTAAATAAGATGGAAGGTAATATGTACGCAGATgttataattatcttaaaaaactatttttgatagactattttaaaattatattattatcatatcaaattaatttgatatattgaTCCGATCTCAATATTTCATTAGTttgctttaattttgttttgtttttcaaaaaggAGGAGGGAAAGAGTAATGTTTCCTTTCTAAAATTAAAGACATAATGTATTTTTACGACTATAAGATCAATTTCCATCGTTAAGTACTTAGTCAATGGGTTGCCGAAAattatttgtttccttttttctcCATTGGTGTTTTAATACTCATGTTCTATAGACTATAAGGCTTATTTAAAATGTTTCTTGtagtatttttttcctttttgaaaatttgaatctaaatttttaattaagattGAAAGAGATTTTATCGATTTCATCACAATTTTTAATAACGTGTTTCTTCTACTTAGAGGAAGAGTATATCctattacatattttttatatataaaaataaataaaaaggtcGAATCATAGTACTTCTTTTTGCTTACttgagaaggaaaagaaaagtaatcttaaaattgatgattttgttTCCAATTTTACTACCTTATGCAACTTGCTTGACCCGAATCCAACTTGCCTTTCTCTAAAAAGAACATAATCATTATTACATACAACTTTAATATAGCAAATTTCTATAAACTTTAGTTCAttcatttatttcaattttaatttgtattccTTTTCTATCAAATCAaagtatcaaaataaaaaaggtaGACATAATATCCGTAAATTACAAAAAAGTGAgtgtgataaaataaaatttgaagttatCCGCGTCTCTTAAATgattcttattaaaaaaaatcagtgTCCAATTAAATGATATCATACATTAGtgttttttttgggggggatgGGGTGGGTGGTAACAACTAATTGAGAAGATATgcacatattattttttaacgaACAAACATatcgattttaaaaaaagagagaaaggatAACAAGGAATACACTTCCATTTGCTTTTTTGTAGGAAAAGGAATATGCTTCCACCACAAACATAATTGATTGCAGCTGCATATAGCAAATTTTCCATATTAGAATCTATGGTATGTCTGAAAACAAACagaattgaagaaaataaacacaaaagagaagggaaaaggaattttttttgggtaggGGTCAGGGTTGTGAAAACAATTACAAGATGTATTCGGATTAGTTACTTAGACTTTTTACTTTGATTTACATTGTTTGTCTGATATTCACTTTGGAATTTGATTCATGTATGATATTTGGAGGATAGTGTAAAGCTCTTTCTATGAAAGACTATTccattttaaagatttgaacCTAAAATCTtctattaaaaatgaaagagtAAGTTAgcgtttgaccatagatttcCAAATATTCTTGGTAAATTTTActtgggtgaaatttcaccatgtgtttagCCATAGTATTTGgaaaacatatttcactttttcttaaaatataatttatatccataagttttaaaaactatcaaaactaaccataagtttgtattacaagtcaattggatattccttgcaacaaataacaagtagtgtccatgacactagagtaatgtggtagtttggagtgagtgcaacaagcatcatttcatatatcGTGAAGTAGACATAacacatgactttgttaccctGAACCGactgttcatcattttcatcaacaaccatgtcatcactttcatattaactgaatatttcatcactactttggtgttcacgtaaaaaattatgtaa
Protein-coding regions in this window:
- the LOC125857478 gene encoding aldehyde dehydrogenase family 7 member B4 → MTSFMKKEYEFLKELGIGPQNLGCYVNGTWKATGPVISTVNPANNQIIAEVVEASAQDYEEGMSACAEAAKIWVQVPAPKRGEIVRQIGDALRANLQEFGRLVSLEMGKILPEGIGEVQEVIDMCDFAVGLSRQLNGSVIPSERPNHMMLEMWNPLGIVGVITAFNFPCAVLGWNACIALVCGNCVVWKGAPTTPLVTIAMTKIVASVLEKNNLPGSIFTAFCGGADVGQAIAKDTRIPLVSFTGSSKVGLAVQQTVSQRFGKCLLELSGNNAIIIMDDADIKLAVRSVLFAAVGTAGQRCTTCRRLLVHESIYEKVLEPLVDVYKQVKIGDPLEKGTLLGPLHTRTSRENFEKGIHNIKSQGGKILTGGSVVESEGNFVHPTIVEISSKAEIVKEELFAPVLYVMKFKTFEEAVEINNSVPQGLSSSIFTRNPENIFKWIGPQGSDCGIVNVNIPTNGAEIGGAFGGEKGTGGGREAGSDSWKQYMRRSTCTINYGSELPLAQGINFG
- the LOC125857483 gene encoding uncharacterized protein LOC125857483, yielding MSTTVISESAVVMNAAEAGKLAAPTIEVDFAKCDCCGLTEECTLAYIETIRERYQGKWICGLCAEAVKDEMMRCERLINTEEALTRHLNFCKKFSSSTPPPDPTVHLIAAMRQLLRRSLESPKSLRSMPCSPTRNSREMQTNVLVRAESCIPTLSLVVDSAAYHAMEMDPDSE